The following are encoded in a window of bacterium genomic DNA:
- a CDS encoding HAMP domain-containing histidine kinase, protein MQATRKEILVLGSIALAAILIILFTRDWRIAGLIAVAAVYVVAFFRTQIFAPKQPPIMPAFASTPEQIDDLKRLNSQLDHGAKLLIRRDLELSRANEKLQQLDRMKSEFVALVTHQLRTPLSGIKWSLSMLLNGEMGQLTPEQRTYLLKTYESNERMITLINDLLQADRLESGTMRFSFQPTNLIDLIDNILIEVNPLAEHRKLHLGYGAREEVPPLSIDPQNMRVVVQNILENAIKYTPSGGSVTIDVKKKEKSVEVSVKDTGIGIPPEHQKEIFQRFFRAPNAVLTETVGSGLGLYIAKNIIDHHQGTIGFTSEVGKGTILTITLPIA, encoded by the coding sequence ATGCAGGCGACGCGTAAGGAAATCCTGGTTCTCGGCTCGATCGCGCTCGCCGCTATCCTTATCATCCTTTTCACCCGCGACTGGCGCATCGCCGGACTCATCGCCGTCGCCGCGGTGTATGTTGTGGCTTTTTTCCGCACCCAGATATTTGCCCCGAAACAGCCGCCGATCATGCCGGCCTTCGCCTCCACGCCGGAACAGATCGACGACCTGAAGCGCCTCAATTCACAGCTCGATCACGGCGCGAAGCTCCTCATCCGGCGCGACCTCGAGCTCAGCCGCGCAAACGAGAAGCTGCAACAGCTCGATAGGATGAAGTCGGAATTCGTGGCCCTCGTCACCCACCAGCTGCGCACGCCGCTCTCCGGCATCAAGTGGTCCCTCTCGATGCTGCTTAACGGCGAAATGGGGCAGCTCACGCCAGAGCAGCGCACCTATCTCTTGAAAACCTACGAGAGCAACGAGCGCATGATCACGCTCATCAACGATCTCCTCCAAGCCGATCGCCTGGAGAGCGGTACGATGCGGTTCTCCTTCCAGCCGACAAATCTCATCGACCTCATCGATAACATCCTCATCGAGGTGAATCCTCTCGCCGAACATCGCAAACTCCACCTCGGATACGGCGCACGTGAGGAAGTCCCGCCGCTTTCCATCGATCCCCAGAACATGCGCGTCGTCGTGCAGAACATCCTTGAGAATGCGATCAAATACACGCCGTCTGGCGGCTCCGTGACCATCGACGTGAAGAAGAAAGAGAAGTCTGTTGAGGTGAGCGTGAAAGACACCGGTATCGGCATCCCACCGGAACATCAGAAAGAGATCTTCCAGCGCTTCTTCCGCGCGCCGAATGCCGTCCTCACTGAAACCGTCGGCTCAGGCCTCGGTCTCTATATCGCCAAGAACATCATCGACCACCATCAGGGGACTATCGGCTTTACGAGCGAGGTCGGTAAAGGTACCATACTAACCATAACCCTACCGATCGCATGA
- a CDS encoding cation-transporting P-type ATPase has protein sequence MSEMHEQKQTFAWALSVEQVLERFHSARSGLAEKEADLRLRHFGTNSLPRPKRFTVLGILLQQFSSPLIFILVGAAMLTIFLKEWIDTVVILLAILVNAGLGFYQEYRAEATLEKLTTYIKERARVIRDSTEQEVDSTLLVPGDVIHLSYGSRIPSDARLIEANELSVDESVLTGESLPIHKITEELSEGTVLPERTNMVFAGTLVVEGSALALVTTTGRYTEIGRIAELVDTTKREHTPLQKALGRLGWMIFAGITFLVAAIFFLGIMRGEPIFEMMLMAVAISVGAIPEALPIALTVILAVGVERLATRKGIMRNLAAAETLGSASVIMTDKTGTLTEANMRLVDIRTRKELLDDPAQQGSIESLKPDEKDILAAALWGVDIVLENADAPESEWRFSGKPIETAIARAAHTHGFDVFEAAKVRIPLLPFNSTNKFSINGHRHKDEYIALGAPDILLQRSRLTKDDYLAMDAHIQKVSAEGKRLLGVARFPREKHGTLKRGPAHPHHASDLDFLGVLVFQDPIRPEAKDAIKRMESLGARVVMLTGDLKGTAIAISRELGWNVPEGDALSGEELRRLSDEELLPDISRIRIFARVTPEDKLRIGKLYQKAGEIVAMTGDGVNDAPSLKAVDIGIALGSGTDVAKSVAGLVLLDDNFTTIVRAIEEGRRILENIRKVFVYLTSTCLDAVILIGGSLVAGLPLPLSALQIIWVNFFADSLPALSYAFDKEYDSRRERGAEILTREVKVLTLGIGILTSALLFSMYWFLLRIGLPQEQVHSLIFVCFALYGLIVAYCFRSLRASLFSRPIFDNRYLNMSVGLGTILIIASVSVPFLRDIFQLAAIPLSLAWIIIVWLIVNIALVETTKWAFRKLNR, from the coding sequence ATGTCTGAAATGCACGAGCAGAAGCAGACATTCGCATGGGCGCTCAGCGTGGAGCAGGTCCTCGAAAGATTCCATTCAGCACGATCCGGACTCGCGGAGAAAGAGGCAGATCTGCGCTTACGGCACTTCGGGACGAATTCTCTTCCGCGACCGAAACGCTTCACGGTCCTCGGGATTCTTCTCCAACAGTTCTCGTCACCGCTTATTTTCATCCTCGTCGGCGCCGCGATGCTGACCATCTTCCTCAAGGAGTGGATCGACACCGTCGTCATCCTGCTTGCCATACTCGTGAACGCCGGCTTAGGTTTCTATCAGGAATATCGTGCCGAAGCGACGCTCGAGAAGCTCACTACCTATATAAAGGAACGCGCACGCGTCATCCGTGACAGCACCGAACAGGAAGTCGACTCGACCCTTCTGGTTCCGGGAGACGTCATCCATCTCTCGTACGGCTCACGCATCCCTTCTGATGCACGCCTCATCGAAGCGAACGAGCTTTCGGTCGATGAATCCGTACTTACCGGCGAGTCGCTGCCGATACATAAGATCACTGAAGAGCTCTCTGAAGGCACCGTGCTTCCGGAGCGCACGAACATGGTTTTCGCGGGGACACTGGTGGTTGAAGGATCCGCTCTCGCGCTGGTGACGACCACCGGCCGCTATACGGAGATCGGCAGGATCGCCGAGCTCGTCGACACCACGAAACGAGAGCACACCCCGCTCCAGAAAGCGCTCGGGCGTCTCGGCTGGATGATCTTCGCGGGCATCACGTTCCTCGTCGCGGCGATATTCTTCCTCGGCATCATGCGCGGCGAACCCATCTTCGAGATGATGCTCATGGCTGTTGCGATCTCAGTGGGCGCTATCCCCGAAGCGCTCCCTATCGCACTCACCGTCATCCTCGCCGTCGGCGTCGAACGCCTTGCGACCCGTAAGGGCATCATGCGCAACCTCGCCGCTGCGGAAACGCTGGGCAGCGCGAGCGTCATCATGACCGACAAGACCGGCACGCTGACCGAAGCCAACATGCGCCTCGTCGATATCCGCACACGCAAGGAACTGCTTGATGACCCCGCACAGCAAGGCTCTATCGAAAGCCTGAAACCGGATGAGAAAGACATCCTCGCTGCTGCCCTCTGGGGAGTCGACATCGTGCTCGAGAACGCGGACGCTCCGGAGAGCGAATGGCGCTTCTCCGGCAAGCCGATCGAGACCGCCATCGCCCGCGCCGCACACACGCACGGTTTCGATGTCTTCGAAGCAGCAAAGGTCCGCATACCGCTTCTGCCGTTCAATTCGACGAATAAATTCTCCATCAACGGCCATCGCCACAAGGACGAATACATCGCACTCGGCGCACCGGATATCCTCTTGCAGCGCAGCCGTCTCACCAAGGATGACTACCTCGCGATGGACGCACACATCCAGAAAGTCAGCGCCGAAGGAAAACGCCTCCTCGGTGTCGCACGCTTCCCGCGTGAGAAGCACGGCACCCTGAAGAGAGGTCCGGCACATCCGCATCACGCGTCCGATCTCGATTTCCTCGGTGTCCTCGTCTTCCAGGATCCGATACGTCCCGAAGCGAAGGACGCGATCAAAAGAATGGAATCGCTCGGCGCGCGCGTGGTCATGCTCACGGGCGATCTCAAAGGAACCGCCATCGCGATCTCCCGCGAACTTGGCTGGAACGTCCCCGAAGGCGATGCCCTATCCGGCGAGGAATTGCGCCGTCTGAGCGATGAGGAGCTTCTGCCGGATATCTCACGCATCCGCATCTTCGCGCGCGTCACGCCGGAGGATAAGCTGCGCATCGGTAAGCTCTACCAGAAAGCGGGAGAAATCGTCGCCATGACCGGCGATGGCGTGAACGACGCGCCATCGCTGAAGGCAGTCGATATCGGCATCGCCCTCGGCAGTGGGACGGACGTCGCAAAGAGCGTCGCCGGATTGGTGCTTCTCGACGACAACTTCACGACCATCGTGCGCGCGATCGAAGAAGGCCGGCGCATACTCGAGAACATCCGCAAGGTCTTCGTGTATCTCACCTCGACCTGCCTCGATGCGGTCATCCTCATCGGCGGCTCCCTCGTCGCCGGATTGCCGCTTCCCCTCTCTGCGCTCCAGATCATCTGGGTGAACTTCTTCGCCGATAGCCTCCCCGCCCTCTCGTATGCGTTCGATAAGGAATACGATTCCCGTCGCGAACGCGGTGCGGAGATCCTGACGCGTGAGGTGAAGGTGCTCACGCTCGGAATCGGCATCCTCACCTCAGCGCTTCTTTTCAGCATGTACTGGTTCCTCCTGCGTATCGGCTTGCCGCAGGAACAGGTACATTCGCTCATCTTCGTGTGTTTCGCGCTCTACGGCCTCATCGTCGCGTACTGTTTCCGCAGCCTCCGCGCCTCGCTCTTCTCACGCCCCATCTTCGATAACCGGTACCTGAACATGAGCGTCGGCCTCGGGACGATACTCATCATCGCGAGCGTAAGCGTGCCCTTCTTACGCGACATCTTCCAGCTCGCCGCGATCCCCCTCTCCCTCGCCTGGATCATCATCGTCTGGCTTATCGTCAATATCGCCCTCGTCGAGACGACGAAATGGGCATTCCGTAAGCTGAACCGTTGA
- a CDS encoding glycoside hydrolase family 1 protein, with translation MRDQGKTRQFPEGFYWGAATAAYQVEGGIETTDWAQAAREGKVPKCGRACDHYNRYEEDFDIAVELGHNCHRISVEWARIEPEEGRFDDAEIEHYRVVLSALRARRLKPFITLWHFTLPQWLADKGGFEHPDAPKLFARYCEYVTKKLGNDCRHFSTMNEPLVFASNGWRRGSWPPFKKWPLMDRFKYIPGHRLSDENVSIGNVFRYFHIVRQLVRAHNLAYKAMKKAAFGCEVGLVHQVILFHHDGKLRNRILAALMNWHWTHSFIRRVYRHSDSIGVNYYLHKKFGDTKVYEKTDMGWDVYPEGLCNALLMLKRYQLPLWVSEAGVADATDRIRADYITRLIRCMHVALEKGADVRGYMYWSLLDNYEWAQGFEKRFGLVEIDFETLERKIRPSAYVYKEIIDANALLE, from the coding sequence ATGCGTGACCAAGGAAAAACACGACAATTTCCCGAGGGTTTTTACTGGGGCGCAGCAACCGCTGCCTATCAGGTCGAGGGAGGTATAGAAACGACCGATTGGGCGCAGGCGGCACGGGAAGGGAAGGTTCCGAAATGCGGTCGGGCGTGCGATCACTACAATCGTTACGAGGAGGATTTCGATATCGCAGTGGAGTTGGGGCATAACTGCCACCGCATCTCCGTGGAATGGGCCCGAATCGAGCCTGAAGAGGGAAGATTCGATGATGCGGAGATCGAGCATTACCGCGTGGTCCTTTCTGCGCTGCGTGCACGTCGCCTCAAGCCGTTCATAACGCTCTGGCACTTCACGCTGCCGCAGTGGCTCGCGGATAAGGGAGGGTTCGAGCATCCTGACGCACCGAAACTCTTTGCGCGGTATTGCGAATATGTCACGAAGAAGCTCGGGAACGATTGTCGGCATTTCTCAACGATGAATGAGCCGCTGGTTTTCGCGTCGAATGGCTGGCGTCGCGGGAGCTGGCCTCCATTCAAGAAATGGCCTCTTATGGACAGGTTCAAATACATCCCGGGACACCGGCTTTCGGATGAAAACGTCAGCATCGGCAATGTCTTCAGGTATTTCCATATCGTACGTCAGCTGGTGCGGGCACATAACCTTGCCTATAAAGCCATGAAGAAAGCAGCCTTCGGCTGTGAGGTCGGTCTCGTGCATCAGGTCATACTCTTCCATCATGATGGCAAGTTACGGAACCGGATACTTGCGGCGCTCATGAATTGGCACTGGACACATAGTTTCATCCGCCGTGTATATCGACACAGCGATTCGATCGGCGTCAATTATTACCTCCACAAGAAATTCGGCGATACGAAAGTGTACGAAAAGACCGATATGGGATGGGACGTGTATCCTGAAGGCCTTTGCAATGCGCTCCTGATGCTCAAGCGTTACCAGCTCCCGCTGTGGGTTTCCGAAGCGGGTGTTGCCGATGCGACAGATCGCATCCGTGCCGATTACATTACGCGCCTCATCCGGTGTATGCATGTAGCCCTCGAGAAAGGGGCTGATGTACGCGGCTACATGTATTGGTCGCTCCTGGATAACTACGAATGGGCACAGGGCTTCGAGAAGCGTTTCGGCCTCGTAGAGATCGATTTCGAAACCCTTGAGCGGAAGATCCGCCCGTCCGCATACGTGTATAAGGAAATAATCGATGCCAATGCCTTGCTAGAATAG
- a CDS encoding FIST C-terminal domain-containing protein encodes MSTKVGVGLAEGEDSYIVGVNAAQQAVNTVGVEPGLVIICASSHYNQEQVNAGVRSVSGNAILVGSTTAGEITTAGPAKRHSVAVMAIASDSIHFFGGVGEDIAADAFAAGKKAAEDVKAKAQEALKAFMMFPDVLAGNGADIVRGALAALGEHFPVVGGASGDDFKFEKTYQHLNDKVYSGAVVGLGLTGEFKIGIGVKHGWIPVGAPKKVTKSEGATVHELDGKPAIHIYEEYFGEEEAKVLKQETLAKLAITYPLGMRVEGSDEMLIRDPLTVNDKGSITCAAEMPMGSEIQLMVGSRENAVAVAKEAAKNAMDQLEGATAKFVVIFNCIARNKLFGEHAGDEISAIQEMIGSQVPLIGFYTYGEQAPLGGEIRNIERCNPAFHNETVVICVIGE; translated from the coding sequence ATGTCTACAAAAGTCGGCGTCGGTCTCGCAGAGGGTGAAGATAGTTACATCGTCGGGGTAAATGCCGCACAGCAAGCGGTCAATACCGTCGGCGTCGAACCCGGTCTCGTTATCATCTGCGCATCATCCCACTACAATCAAGAGCAGGTGAACGCAGGGGTCCGCTCGGTGAGCGGCAACGCCATTCTTGTCGGCTCCACCACGGCCGGAGAGATCACGACCGCTGGCCCTGCGAAGCGTCATTCGGTCGCCGTCATGGCGATCGCCTCGGATAGCATCCATTTCTTCGGCGGCGTCGGCGAGGATATCGCCGCCGACGCGTTCGCGGCGGGCAAGAAAGCCGCCGAGGACGTGAAGGCGAAAGCCCAGGAAGCGCTTAAGGCATTCATGATGTTTCCTGACGTACTTGCCGGCAACGGAGCTGATATCGTGCGTGGCGCCCTCGCGGCTTTAGGTGAACACTTCCCGGTCGTCGGCGGCGCTTCCGGCGACGATTTCAAATTCGAAAAGACGTACCAGCATCTTAACGACAAAGTCTATTCCGGAGCGGTCGTCGGATTAGGCCTCACCGGCGAATTCAAGATAGGTATCGGCGTGAAGCACGGCTGGATTCCGGTCGGCGCACCGAAGAAGGTCACGAAATCCGAAGGAGCGACGGTACACGAACTCGACGGCAAGCCGGCGATCCATATCTACGAGGAATATTTCGGCGAAGAGGAAGCGAAGGTTCTGAAGCAGGAAACGCTCGCGAAGCTTGCCATCACCTACCCTCTCGGGATGCGTGTCGAAGGCAGCGATGAAATGCTCATCCGTGATCCGCTCACCGTCAACGACAAGGGCTCGATCACCTGCGCGGCGGAAATGCCTATGGGATCGGAAATCCAGCTCATGGTCGGCAGTCGCGAGAATGCCGTCGCGGTGGCTAAAGAAGCAGCGAAGAACGCCATGGACCAGCTCGAAGGAGCGACGGCGAAGTTCGTCGTTATCTTCAACTGCATCGCGCGTAACAAGCTCTTCGGCGAGCACGCCGGCGACGAGATCAGTGCCATCCAGGAGATGATCGGTTCGCAAGTCCCGCTCATCGGTTTCTACACCTACGGCGAGCAGGCACCACTGGGCGGCGAGATCCGCAATATCGAGCGCTGCAACCCGGCATTCCACAACGAGACCGTCGTCATCTGCGTGATCGGCGAATAA
- a CDS encoding ROK family protein encodes MNLVFDIGGTNMRIATADAESLGEIRKVPTPQDYDETIRVFAAIAREIAPQGIAKAAGCIAAQIDEEHGIYDAANRLHWNGKHLDNDLSSAIGARSVIGNDCAVIGLGENVRGGGRGSDDMAYVTVSTGVGAAHIKNGTMMPFDSFFFGHAPIDGMELEKLISGTAVRAKYGIEPKDLDSLEERNALADTLAKGLVQLCAKWSPQMIVLGGSMIVGQNPIPLERAAATLGALMSDAPQLRMAELKDEGGLIGGMILAARS; translated from the coding sequence ATGAATCTCGTGTTCGATATCGGCGGGACGAACATGCGCATCGCGACCGCCGATGCTGAGTCCCTTGGTGAGATCCGGAAAGTCCCGACGCCGCAGGATTATGATGAGACCATCCGGGTTTTTGCTGCCATTGCGCGTGAAATCGCACCGCAAGGCATTGCGAAAGCCGCAGGCTGCATCGCCGCCCAGATCGATGAAGAACATGGCATCTACGATGCGGCGAACCGACTCCATTGGAACGGGAAGCATCTCGATAACGACCTTTCGAGCGCGATAGGCGCTCGCAGCGTAATCGGCAACGACTGTGCGGTCATCGGGTTAGGGGAGAACGTGCGCGGTGGCGGTAGGGGATCAGACGATATGGCGTACGTTACGGTTTCGACCGGTGTCGGAGCGGCGCACATCAAGAACGGTACGATGATGCCGTTCGACTCGTTCTTCTTCGGCCACGCTCCGATCGATGGTATGGAGCTGGAAAAGCTCATCTCAGGTACTGCCGTGCGTGCGAAGTACGGCATTGAACCGAAGGATCTGGATTCACTCGAAGAGAGGAACGCGTTGGCGGATACGCTGGCAAAAGGGCTCGTGCAGTTATGTGCGAAGTGGTCTCCCCAGATGATCGTACTCGGCGGCTCCATGATCGTAGGTCAGAATCCTATTCCTCTCGAACGAGCGGCGGCGACCCTCGGCGCGCTGATGTCTGATGCTCCTCAGCTGCGGATGGCTGAGCTCAAAGACGAGGGCGGACTTATCGGCGGCATGATACTTGCCGCGCGCTCATGA
- a CDS encoding L,D-transpeptidase, whose amino-acid sequence MAIFFLWCAPAHAEKCNLGAEVPHRVSLSGSVVVIFRDDQCFGVYENGRIAHRDVSESGWYVRRPLYGWASTGSDANATPLSDPSQGPQRVVRSSRDHRSKEIRIKVGGRWVDAPMPFALFFDANGRAIHAGYVRRERASHGCVRIPMAAAQALFDGFDHRSLQIIIVSNRDALQEQWERGSSSDPIVATERPRNLQVFPWNGVNFGAQFPNFEFESE is encoded by the coding sequence ATGGCCATATTCTTTCTCTGGTGCGCACCTGCGCATGCGGAGAAATGCAATCTCGGCGCGGAAGTTCCGCACCGCGTATCCCTCTCGGGATCCGTGGTCGTGATCTTCCGTGATGATCAATGCTTCGGCGTCTACGAAAACGGTCGCATCGCGCATCGCGATGTGAGCGAGAGCGGTTGGTACGTTCGTCGGCCGCTCTATGGCTGGGCATCAACCGGCAGTGACGCAAACGCGACACCGCTGAGTGATCCGAGTCAGGGACCGCAGCGTGTCGTCCGGAGCTCGCGCGACCATCGTTCGAAAGAGATCCGGATCAAGGTAGGTGGCCGCTGGGTTGATGCGCCGATGCCGTTCGCGCTCTTCTTTGACGCGAATGGACGGGCGATCCATGCGGGATATGTCCGACGTGAACGTGCTTCGCACGGATGCGTACGGATCCCGATGGCAGCAGCCCAGGCTCTTTTCGACGGCTTTGATCATCGTTCGCTGCAGATCATCATTGTAAGTAACCGCGACGCATTGCAAGAGCAATGGGAGCGCGGATCTTCCAGTGATCCAATCGTCGCTACGGAGCGGCCTCGGAATCTGCAGGTGTTTCCCTGGAACGGAGTCAATTTCGGAGCACAGTTTCCGAATTTCGAATTCGAATCCGAGTAA
- a CDS encoding beta-galactosidase, which produces MIRFLFHISLIALALFAGFVFFTVKPIAQSVSYGMSFSTMHAEELGLDWKEVYRAALDDLGIRRFRIPAYWPETEPERDHYDFSTLDYQLSEAKKRDAKVILAIGRRLPRWPECHTPRWVGYMPWEEQKEEIRQYLTLVVDRYRNDPTITHWQVENEPYLNAFANEICGDLDEDFLMEEIALVKGLDPHRPILVTDSGNLGLWWKPYKHGDSFGTSMYIYFSNPELGEFKTKLPPIVYRMKERLMEIAFGPKETFLIELSLEPWLTEPTAQASIEEQFARMDASKFDEILAYAKETSFEQQYLWGVEWWYYMRQKGHPEFWEKARGIFRPNAAQ; this is translated from the coding sequence ATGATCCGATTTCTCTTCCATATCTCATTGATAGCGCTCGCACTCTTCGCGGGATTCGTGTTCTTTACGGTCAAGCCGATCGCGCAGAGCGTTTCGTACGGCATGTCGTTCAGTACGATGCATGCCGAGGAACTCGGGTTGGATTGGAAGGAAGTCTACCGCGCCGCACTGGATGATCTCGGTATCAGGAGATTCCGCATCCCCGCGTATTGGCCGGAAACAGAACCCGAGCGCGATCACTATGATTTCAGTACACTCGATTACCAGCTGAGTGAGGCAAAGAAGCGCGACGCGAAAGTCATCCTTGCGATCGGTCGAAGGCTTCCGCGATGGCCGGAGTGCCACACGCCGCGATGGGTGGGATACATGCCGTGGGAAGAGCAGAAAGAAGAGATCCGCCAATACCTGACGCTTGTCGTCGATCGATATCGGAATGACCCGACGATCACGCATTGGCAGGTGGAGAACGAGCCGTACCTCAATGCATTCGCGAATGAGATCTGCGGAGACCTCGACGAGGATTTCCTCATGGAAGAAATCGCGCTGGTGAAAGGGCTGGACCCCCATCGGCCGATCCTCGTGACTGATAGCGGTAATCTCGGGCTCTGGTGGAAGCCCTATAAGCATGGCGATTCGTTCGGTACGAGCATGTACATCTACTTCTCAAATCCTGAGCTTGGCGAATTCAAGACGAAACTACCGCCCATCGTGTATCGCATGAAGGAGCGTCTGATGGAGATCGCCTTCGGACCGAAGGAGACGTTCCTTATCGAGCTTTCATTGGAACCATGGCTTACGGAGCCGACCGCACAGGCTTCGATAGAAGAACAGTTCGCGCGGATGGACGCATCGAAATTCGATGAGATCCTTGCCTATGCCAAAGAGACCAGCTTCGAGCAGCAGTATCTCTGGGGGGTCGAATGGTGGTACTACATGCGCCAGAAAGGGCACCCTGAATTCTGGGAGAAGGCAAGAGGCATCTTCCGCCCGAATGCGGCACAATAG
- a CDS encoding response regulator: MKSRVLIIEDDPVLGSVITEKLNTSGYDASLVTDGAVGIETVRKTHPDIILLDILLPTKNGYEIMEEISRDESIRNIPVVIISNSGQPVEIERMIKLGAKDYLIKAQFTPEEVLEKVRTQLPHTSDISALAGKKILVVEDDQFLSAVLLKKLQNEKCEVSHAMTAEEAITKSLEKPDIVLLDLILPGANGLDILKKIKENPDTKATPVVILSNLSQQEDMDRAKELGAEKFLVKAMSTPEDILALVAEILSKK; the protein is encoded by the coding sequence ATGAAATCACGCGTCCTTATCATCGAAGATGACCCCGTACTCGGAAGTGTCATCACCGAGAAATTGAATACCTCCGGATACGATGCAAGTCTTGTCACTGACGGCGCTGTCGGCATCGAGACCGTCCGGAAGACGCATCCTGATATCATCCTCTTGGACATCCTTCTGCCGACGAAGAACGGCTACGAGATCATGGAAGAGATTTCCCGCGACGAGAGCATCCGCAACATTCCGGTCGTCATCATCTCTAATTCCGGTCAGCCGGTGGAGATCGAGCGCATGATCAAATTGGGCGCTAAAGACTATCTCATCAAGGCACAATTCACTCCGGAGGAGGTTCTCGAGAAAGTACGCACGCAACTTCCCCACACGAGCGATATATCTGCGCTCGCAGGTAAGAAGATCCTTGTCGTCGAAGATGACCAGTTCCTCTCGGCGGTCCTTCTTAAGAAGCTGCAGAACGAGAAGTGCGAAGTCTCCCACGCCATGACGGCTGAAGAGGCGATCACGAAGTCTCTCGAAAAGCCGGATATCGTACTTCTTGATCTCATCCTTCCCGGCGCGAACGGGCTCGATATCCTGAAGAAGATAAAGGAGAATCCGGACACCAAGGCCACTCCGGTCGTCATCCTTTCGAACCTGAGCCAGCAGGAGGATATGGACCGCGCGAAAGAGCTCGGTGCGGAGAAATTCCTCGTCAAAGCGATGAGTACCCCGGAAGATATCCTCGCGCTCGTTGCCGAAATCCTGAGCAAGAAATAA
- a CDS encoding DUF924 domain-containing protein: protein MDEKKVLEFWFGRGGTPRFKRFWFEKSFATDRKIKERFGKALEQAKKGRLKAWAATPRGRLALIILLDQFSRNIFRGDARSFAADAYALRLTKEALKNREDRKLHPLERIFLYMPLMHSEKRSDQAKSVALFTKLKMKENLWYAKEHKRVIDTYGRFPHRNAILKRRSTKKELEYLAKPGAGF from the coding sequence ATGGATGAGAAGAAAGTCCTCGAATTCTGGTTCGGACGCGGCGGGACTCCTCGTTTCAAGAGATTCTGGTTCGAGAAAAGCTTTGCGACTGATCGGAAGATCAAAGAGAGATTCGGTAAGGCACTGGAGCAGGCAAAGAAAGGCCGCCTGAAAGCATGGGCGGCAACGCCGCGCGGACGGCTGGCTCTTATCATCCTTCTCGATCAGTTCTCCCGGAACATCTTCCGCGGAGATGCGCGCTCGTTTGCGGCCGATGCATACGCACTGCGCCTTACGAAGGAGGCATTGAAGAATCGTGAGGATAGGAAGCTGCATCCGCTGGAACGCATCTTCCTCTATATGCCGCTCATGCATTCGGAGAAGAGATCAGACCAAGCGAAATCCGTCGCGCTTTTCACCAAACTCAAGATGAAAGAGAACCTCTGGTACGCCAAGGAACATAAGCGCGTCATCGATACCTACGGACGCTTCCCCCATCGCAATGCGATCCTGAAGCGTCGCTCGACGAAGAAAGAGCTCGAATACCTCGCCAAACCCGGCGCCGGTTTCTGA
- a CDS encoding SPW repeat protein, with translation MWQQWINALLGLWIVALPFIGIQSSSAFTWTLAVSGIVIALLAAWGAMEQQESERYSMGM, from the coding sequence ATGTGGCAGCAATGGATTAATGCGCTACTCGGTCTCTGGATCGTGGCACTGCCGTTCATCGGCATACAGTCCTCGAGTGCTTTCACCTGGACGCTCGCGGTGAGCGGCATCGTGATTGCGCTTCTTGCGGCATGGGGTGCGATGGAGCAGCAGGAATCCGAGCGATATAGCATGGGTATGTAA